TTCTGAGATGATGGAGCAACAGAAGCATCTCATGAAGTGTATACTAGATGACACCCGTCTGAACAGGCTGCGTCTAGAGGGAGGCACCGTCCTCGCTCGCATCAGGAAGGAAGAGGCCTGTGAGAATGAGAACTACAGGTACAACTGGAGGAGTGGGCTGTCAGGATGAGGGATACATACAGAGatgaaaaatctgtttctaATAACTTGTTTTGCTCATTCAGGGATGCTGTAGACATGTTGAATGCACTGTATAACCAAGTAGATGAAGAGGTCCATAAGCTCGTGATCCTATCCAACAAGTCTCAGAAACAGTTAGAGAGTCTTCTGGAGGTACACAAGTTTGAGGAGCAAACACAACAAGTGAGTTCAAATTATTGTTGCAGATCTACCCCACCCTCTCTACATAATACAGTCCTCAGTccattaataatattttcttttttcagatcAAACTGTGGTTCAGTGTTGAGGGAGAGAAGCATCTCACACCTTTGGaatcactaactttgtctgcagCCAAAATAAAGGAGATGAGAAAGAGTTTGGACCAGTTCCTGGAGGAGTCAGTGGTAAATGCTTTGACAATAACTGAGAACATAAAACACTTAATCATCCTTATATCAGCTTTTTCAGAAGGCGCTAAATTGATCAGTCTTGCCCTTGTTTTGACAGCACCAGCAAAGGCATGGCCTGCAGCTAGTGAAAGAGTCTCCGGAGTCTCTTCCAGGATCTGTTTTCATTGACTTTAAGCAGCATCTGGGCTCCACTTTGAGCAGAGTGGAGCGGAGGAAGACCCAGCTAGACATCCTAACCAACCTGTATGAGTTCTATGACTCTGTAAGTATTGAAGTCTGTATTCTGTCAAAAGTGATGTTACGTTTTACTTGAGCATTTTAGGATTAAGCATATACTTTAATCCAGATTGCTTTACACTGAGTTTCAAAGAAGACAAATTCAAAACCTTTATGAATGTCGGAAAATGTAGGAGGAATATGCTAAAAGATGGATTCTGATGCTTAAGTACCTCAACACTCTTTCACATCTATAGGCAAATCAGTGGATGGAGCACTGCCAGGACTACTTCTGTCAGCTGAGCCTGGACAGTTCAGGTGTTGGACTTTCACCTGCCGTAGTGCAGATCCTGCAGGATTACTGCTCCGAGGCATCCAAGTTCTCCATGGACAACTTCAGCACACTGAATGACATGGTGCTCTCCCTGGAGAGtcctcagcagctgcagcagtggaACACTGTGTGGCATAAATGTCAGCAGACCAAGCAGCAGCTGGAAGAGACTTTGGCCACAGCCATGGCAGCAACCTCGAACTCCACAGATGTTGATACGGCGGCTTGTTTAAAAACTGTGGAAAGCCAGATTGCTACACCAGAACAGGCTGGAGCTAACGGATGTGTGCTCTTACCTGAAGTGCCCGCTTTCTCCAGCAGGGTAGTTACACCACTGACTTTTGAGGACGCTAAGCCTCATTCTGCTGGACCTTTCTCCAAGAGCCCCTCCAGTTcaatctcttcctcctcacacTTTACTTTTCCCCCTGATAGCAAACTGAGGCAGAGTCCATCCATGTTTGACGACACGGACAGCGACTGCACCATAGACTCGACCGTCTCCTGCCACTCTGAGCCCACCTACTCCGGGGCGGCCCGCCTCCGTAAACAGCCGATGAAGAAGATCATGAAGAAGACCATGAGCTATGAGTTGACCCAAAGGGACAGTGGCCACTCAGATGCCAGCCACATTCATGGCTATACGGGTGTGTACATCAAGGGTCTGGAGGTGGCCAATAATGTGTCTGCGGAGAAGAAGCTGCAGAGACCTGATGTGATGAGCCCTGCGTTAGGGCGCAGCCGCAGCATGTCAACGCCCTCCAGGATCCATAACAGACACAGTGAAGGAGACGGCAAGAAACGGAGCAGGTGAGGAAGTTAATTGTTGATTCTAAgtattaattataatattatggTATGTATAGGGCATCAACAAAATAATACCACAAAAAAACACTCTATACCATGATTTTAATGACCAACTAAGGAGTACGATCCTTCTCTACAGAATCATCTTAtggtgtttctgttattttgtctacCCTGCAGTCTAATATGTCATAGTTATAGTTACATTAGTCATGGACATAATTATACTGTATTAATATAGTGATAATATGGTCTTAATACTAATTATAGctacaattaaaaatatttcgatcattgattaatctgctcattatatattatataatatataatttatctattaaacatttaaactgtaaaatgtgaaaattgtgaaaaatggccatcacAGTTTCACATAGCCcgagatgacatcttcaaattgatAACTCTGTATAACAAAGCCTTAAACCATGAAATCTTGAATTTCTATtcataataaacaaataaaatacttatttataaagagtgtttggcattttttcacttgataaattattttaacaattaattaatcataaaatttgtggtgttttattttttttgtcagttaccTAAAGTCGTCTGGTATCATATTAATCCTTAtcactgtatatatgtgtactGTTTATAATAATGTATTGTAAAATCTCATCATGTATACCTTATCATGTCTTTCTGTTCCCCAGTAAAGTGCAGCACATCATGGATGAGATGATTTCCACAGAGAGGGAGTACGTTCGCTCTCTGAGCTACATCATCGAGCACTATTTCCCCGAGATGGAGCGCCTAGACTTGCCGCAGGATCTGCGGGGGAAGCGCAGCATCATTTTTGGGAATGTGGAGAAACTGTGGGACTTCCACAGCCAGTACTTCCTGAAAGACTTGGAGTCGTGCGCCCACTCCCCTTTATCCATCAGTAGCTGTTTTCTCAGACACGTgagttcagacacacacagtcagcatgACCTGAGGCTGCACGCTGACAACTTAAAAACAGTCTCCCATCTATAGTGACTGTAATGATGTGTTGACCTCACTTTTCTCAAAACAACTTTGTGCAATATTTCCAGTGCAGTGTCATGGTTTCACTATCTCACTGTTTCATTACAGTTTGCATGCCTACTTAATGTCAGTGTCAAAATGAATATAATGGATCGCAGAATccatacaaatacatttacagtctctTGTAAGCTGAATCATTCACAGTGTTTTGTAGCGCACGCTTTTTACTGTAGTCGGTGTTGTAACTTGCTAATCTTGTGTGCAGGAGGATCAGTTTGGAATGTATGCTCTGTACAGCAAGAATAAGCCCCAGTCCGACGCTCTGCTCAGCAGCCATGGGAACGAATTCTTTAAGGTGCGTCTGGAAACTCTGGCTCTGGTTACATTCATCACAGAGTGACAGGTCCCAGGGTCAACACTGAACCACCTTACTGCGTCCAAAAAACAAGGAAGGGTGCAACTTTGATTGCTAAAACAAATGGTTCACAAACAATACATACACACTGGAGCCAGAACAACACATCAACTTGGTCGATATTATCACGAAAATGTGATATTATAAGGCTTGTATGACAAAATAAAGTATTACAGTACAGAAAcaccagaaatgtttttgaaatataTAGAAACTGTGTTgccattacatagtttgtccaccagagagcactgagaAGTTAAAAATGTACCACAATTTATGagattcttaaaaaaaaactttttgtttattaaaaaacaaataatggcTGATATatcatttttcataaatatcaatatttgcCTCAAAAACCCTGGTCAGGCTCTAACACACACTTCAAACACTCAACACAGATGCACAGGTTCAACATTAGTTAGCCAATAACCTCTAAGGCTCAACATTAACCAGCTTATCACTCAGTTGTAAACAATATATAAGTAAACAGAAGTACCTACAGTATGATTGTTCAGTATTAAtcctgtcagtgtctgtgttcaGAATAAGCAGATGGAGCTCGGGGACAAGATGGACCTGGCGTCTTACTTGCTGAAGCCGATCCAGAGGATGAGTAAATATGCCCTGCTGCTGAAAGACTTGATCAAGGAGTGCAGCCATTCCCAGGAGCAGGAGCTGAGTGACCTGCGGACCGCTGAGGAAATGGTCAAATTTCAGCTTCGCCATGGCAACGACCTGCTGGCTATGGATGCCATTCGGGGCTGTGATGTAAGTACACAGGCACAGAGCCATGTGCTCCcatgattattattttgatgTCAGTGACAAGGACAAATACCACATATGGTTATTATAAGACAACGTGACAAGACAGAAGTCATTAAAACCATTAACTATTTTTGAACTGGAGGTCATTTTGTCATGTATGCAGAAGAGTGAGGTCAGTGTCCCACCAGGATTTGTATTGTTCTCTGTGACGCACGTGAACGCCCGTGTTTCCTCTCCAGGTGAACCTAAAAGAGCAGAGTCAACTCCGCTGCCAGGATGAGTTCATAGTCTGGTGTGGACGGAGGAAATACCTCCGCCACGTCTTCTTGTTTGAAGACCTCATCCTCTTCAGCAAGACCAAAAAGATCGAAGGAGGATATGACATTTACATCTATAAACAATCCTTCAAAGTAAGAATCTGTTGTTTGAGGATTGGCAGAATTTTTGCGGGCAGTTTATAGACTGCTtgtataaatacaataaatgttatggtttggtttttgttcttttctattTAGACAGCAGAGATAGGTATGACTGAAAACGTCGGAGACAGCGGGCTGCGCTTTGAGATCTGGTTCCGTCGGAGGAAGTCGCAGGACACATTTATACTCCAAGCCAGCTCCGTGGAGGTCAAGGCTGTGTGGACCGCCATCATAGGCAAGATCCTGTGGAGGCAGGCGCTCAGAAACAGAGGTGTGTTTCTTTGTCAGATTTTATAGTTTTACACAAATGATTCCTTTTACCATGTAATATGAATATTGATCTGAATTTCAAAGTGATGTTCATATCCTTTGTTGTCCtttatttatcattaaagaTGTCCATATTTTTGGATTGCAGAGTTGCGTATGCAGGAGATGGTTTCCATGGGGATTGGAAGTAAACCTTTCATGGACATTAAGCCCAGTGACGCAGCCATCAGTGACAGAGCCATTGACTATATAATGAAGGGGTCAGGTGAGCTGCTCTTGTGCGCTTTTATTTCAGCCTGAACATGTGTTTAttcttgtatatttatttatttatttacctcatATTCTTTGCTGAATCAACAAAAACTTGCTTACAGATGTTCTGTTGCAAAAAGTATTTTAAGGGTTTGTTAAGTAAATACCCCACATGTAATCTAAGTGTCATTACAACTGCAGTAAACTATTTTGCATAAATTCTCTTTCATGGTTTCATGGTACCTAAGATGCTGTACAACAAAAAGATTTATGTCTTGCCATTAACAACCACAGGACTTTTCATACAACCCAGTTAGTTTCCTTTTCATCCCTCTCATACTCTTTTTGTCTCTACTAACAGAGTCTAGGACGAGAGCATCCATCGCAGTGTCCTCATTTGAGCACGCCACCTCATTCAAGAGACCCCACTCCACCATCTCCAACagcagcacctcctcctccagcagccagtcatcctcctctctgctgggATCACTCAATCTCCACCTGTACTCCTCACCCTCTCACCCACTCACACATCCGTACCCAATGGCCAGTGTTCCCTCCTTTGGCCAGTGGCCCTACGACTGCATAGAAGAAGATGAGCTGGAGCAGGACACTGGCAGCCAGCCCTCTATGTGTAAGCCtctatttttcttactgtagtaaaaaagttacaaaaaaagtCAGGGAATGTACATGTGTCTATCCTGATTTTTATGATGCATCTGATACAGGAAAAttctatgaaaataagattttataATTACCTTTTTTAGTGTAAGCACACTGTAGTTTAACTGTTTATTGTCacttctttactttttcttactGAATGTATTTTCTCAAGAGTCAGTGTTATACAAGACCCTAATTTGATTTAAACTGCTCTAATCAGTGTCCTCATGtaacaggaaaaaacaataaTCTAACGCGATCTGCTCCTTTTAAGAAatcttcatatttttctgtgaaaatctGTTAAAACAATGAGTTACACAGTCCTTGTCTGTATCATTTCTATGAGAATTGATTGCTTTGCATTGAATCTGccacagtgttgtttttgcttgttGTTGCCACTAGGAGTCGCCAAAGTCTGaaattttctattttcatacATAAAGCCCTTGACAGACTTGGCAACCGCCCAAGCACTGAGTAAACTTCTTTGAACACTTGCCTTAATAGGGAATAAATGGATTTCTATGTTGCATGTGGTGTTAACTGATGTCTCACAGTATCCAGCATTAAAGAACTGTACTTTTGTCTATATATTCTGTGACAGTAACTGAGAGCTCAGAGACATCCTCCCAGTGCACCTCCAGTGACAGTGTAACAGGGCTGAGTACCCTCACCATACCCGGGCACCCCGCCATCGTCATGGACTCCTACAACAACAATGAGCCCTCTTCCTTCCTGTGCTCCTCCACACCTCCTTCCCCAATGGCATCTCCTTCGATATTCCAGAAAGATGAAGACCTCGAACCCCAAGGCACCAAGTTCATCACAGCAGTGAGTGTTTGATCCTTATCTTCCTCTTATACTTTAAATGATATGATGTTGTTTCATGAGAGAGTATTTTAAGAATTATCAGAGGAGGTTTAGCTGCGGtgacacacatttatattttgtggCTTTATACCACACAGAAGCAGGAACATATGACCTTAGAACATGCTGTGTTCAAAGGTTAAacatgtgtttctctttctaaCCCAGATGTTATTAAGAGTCATGGGTAATTAACCAAATGATGCACTacaactgttttttcttttaacactATTAATATCTGTTGTCCTTTTAccctctttttattatttctctgtttttttttttggtgtaatTGTTGAACTGAATAACATCACCTCTTCATTGCTcttgtaaacatttttatagTTAGGTTTTTATGAAAAGGTTGAAATTTACCCAATAATGCACTGAATGTTTTCCTATTGATTTTACATGTCTCTTTAAGCCTGATTTACTTCTAGTAGTGTGGTAAATTAACCCCAGAGTGTACCATA
The sequence above is drawn from the Thunnus maccoyii chromosome 10, fThuMac1.1, whole genome shotgun sequence genome and encodes:
- the zgc:158766 gene encoding pleckstrin homology domain-containing family G member 4B isoform X1 — protein: MLSLGKMHSRAKSRSCDNYLSIKDAESLDNCIQSTLSALYRPFSATAATVLWQLFSVVERQYRGDGLRCLIDFLLPAKRILQIIQQETCVRFRGLLLYHEGWPLCIHEKVVLQLAPLHKVRLKQGDFYLQVVPLGRKTAKLVIKCLSASGQAIAEIPIAESMYGSVFTAEFLQNVTRDRNLHPLQNCLLTTGTAVYRTPWKNVVNPLFVSSTADAIMQARCSRGGFRGHLSTCSTSGSTGTLDSHRSSRESLHSQGADSIFSEPTSPNRNHRDPRSDSHKISTADTTTPIIKIERPTEECGVGQGGEGSGGRERGPASKMPSFSTDLSNPSPRRRLPRDSVAFESRRFFRKSYMEALQNPMSLGSSSESILEESPEHNAGLRESTVTPGSSPDTRTSSREQLARRFGSRGWLSGDDSRPSTPLLYLQRGLRSAERRAERRSKSLERTNKAGQVKGHRERSSSGGSASISPKKLMNGYSLRFGKLDVEAAFPGSERRSSKEEPGQHDDNISSESRRHRYGGEESHSPKAANGTAIRLASTSSSSHYSNSSLPKLVSEVNQELLTSGAVILPGNRDRSGRAVLQVCTRAQVWAGESCTVDDLTCLLGYYHSTLRKERHDQGLTVVVDSRRQQPVPALLSSLSELQALVPNALYSVLFLVDKEAAAKPERDINVQTEMLSSLKALLKHIDQTQLTRDLEGTFHYDHNHWIHFRQKIEPFASSCSAAISSLQESISTLSNSGNLKTSKEVSEMMEQQKHLMKCILDDTRLNRLRLEGGTVLARIRKEEACENENYRDAVDMLNALYNQVDEEVHKLVILSNKSQKQLESLLEVHKFEEQTQQIKLWFSVEGEKHLTPLESLTLSAAKIKEMRKSLDQFLEESVHQQRHGLQLVKESPESLPGSVFIDFKQHLGSTLSRVERRKTQLDILTNLYEFYDSANQWMEHCQDYFCQLSLDSSGVGLSPAVVQILQDYCSEASKFSMDNFSTLNDMVLSLESPQQLQQWNTVWHKCQQTKQQLEETLATAMAATSNSTDVDTAACLKTVESQIATPEQAGANGCVLLPEVPAFSSRVVTPLTFEDAKPHSAGPFSKSPSSSISSSSHFTFPPDSKLRQSPSMFDDTDSDCTIDSTVSCHSEPTYSGAARLRKQPMKKIMKKTMSYELTQRDSGHSDASHIHGYTGVYIKGLEVANNVSAEKKLQRPDVMSPALGRSRSMSTPSRIHNRHSEGDGKKRSSKVQHIMDEMISTEREYVRSLSYIIEHYFPEMERLDLPQDLRGKRSIIFGNVEKLWDFHSQYFLKDLESCAHSPLSISSCFLRHEDQFGMYALYSKNKPQSDALLSSHGNEFFKNKQMELGDKMDLASYLLKPIQRMSKYALLLKDLIKECSHSQEQELSDLRTAEEMVKFQLRHGNDLLAMDAIRGCDVNLKEQSQLRCQDEFIVWCGRRKYLRHVFLFEDLILFSKTKKIEGGYDIYIYKQSFKTAEIGMTENVGDSGLRFEIWFRRRKSQDTFILQASSVEVKAVWTAIIGKILWRQALRNRELRMQEMVSMGIGSKPFMDIKPSDAAISDRAIDYIMKGSESRTRASIAVSSFEHATSFKRPHSTISNSSTSSSSSQSSSSLLGSLNLHLYSSPSHPLTHPYPMASVPSFGQWPYDCIEEDELEQDTGSQPSMLTESSETSSQCTSSDSVTGLSTLTIPGHPAIVMDSYNNNEPSSFLCSSTPPSPMASPSIFQKDEDLEPQGTKFITASKTSHIAVGLSTVV
- the zgc:158766 gene encoding pleckstrin homology domain-containing family G member 4B isoform X2 — translated: MLSLGKMHSRAKSRSCDNYLSIKDAESLDNCIQSTLSALYRPFSATAATVLWQLFSVVERQYRGDGLRCLIDFLLPAKRILQIIQQETCVRFRGLLLYHEGWPLCIHEKVVLQLAPLHKVRLKQGDFYLQVVPLGRKTAKLVIKCLSASGQAIAEIPIAESMYGSVFTAEFLQNVTRDRNLHPLQNCLLTTGTAVYRTPWKNVVNPLFVSSTADAIMQARCSRGGFRGHLSTCSTSGSTGTLDSHRSSRESLHSQGADSIFSEPTSPNRNHRDPRSDSHKISTADTTTPIIKIERPTEECGVGQGGEGSGGRERGPASKMPSFSTDLSNPSPRRRLPRDSVAFESRRFFRKSYMEALQNPMSLGSSSESILEESPEHNAGLRESTVTPGSSPDTRTSSREQLARRFGSRGWLSGDDSRPSTPLLYLQRGLRSAERRAERRSKSLERTNKAGQVKGHRERSSSGGSASISPKKLMNGYSLRFGKLDVEAAFPGSERRSSKEEPGQHDDNISSESRRHRYGGEESHSPKAANGTAIRLASTSSSSHYSNSSLPKLVSEVNQELLTSGAVILPGNRDRSGRAVLQVCTRAQVWAGESCTVDDLTCLLGYYHSTLRKERHDQGLTVVVDSRRQQPVPALLSSLSELQALVPNALYSVLFLVDKEAAAKPERDINVQTEMLSSLKALLKHIDQTQLTRDLEGTFHYDHNHWIHFRQKIEPFASSCSAAISSLQESISTLSNSGNLKTSKEVSEMMEQQKHLMKCILDDTRLNRLRLEGGTVLARIRKEEACENENYRDAVDMLNALYNQVDEEVHKLVILSNKSQKQLESLLEVHKFEEQTQQIKLWFSVEGEKHLTPLESLTLSAAKIKEMRKSLDQFLEESVHQQRHGLQLVKESPESLPGSVFIDFKQHLGSTLSRVERRKTQLDILTNLYEFYDSANQWMEHCQDYFCQLSLDSSGVGLSPAVVQILQDYCSEASKFSMDNFSTLNDMVLSLESPQQLQQWNTVWHKCQQTKQQLEETLATAMAATSNSTDVDTAACLKTVESQIATPEQAGANGCVLLPEVPAFSSRVVTPLTFEDAKPHSAGPFSKSPSSSISSSSHFTFPPDSKLRQSPSMFDDTDSDCTIDSTVSCHSEPTYSGAARLRKQPMKKIMKKTMSYELTQRDSGHSDASHIHGYTGVYIKGLEVANNVSAEKKLQRPDVMSPALGRSRSMSTPSRIHNRHSEGDGKKRSSKVQHIMDEMISTEREYVRSLSYIIEHYFPEMERLDLPQDLRGKRSIIFGNVEKLWDFHSQYFLKDLESCAHSPLSISSCFLRHEDQFGMYALYSKNKPQSDALLSSHGNEFFKNKQMELGDKMDLASYLLKPIQRMSKYALLLKDLIKECSHSQEQELSDLRTAEEMVKFQLRHGNDLLAMDAIRGCDVNLKEQSQLRCQDEFIVWCGRRKYLRHVFLFEDLILFSKTKKIEGGYDIYIYKQSFKTAEIGMTENVGDSGLRFEIWFRRRKSQDTFILQASSVEVKAVWTAIIGKILWRQALRNRELRMQEMVSMGIGSKPFMDIKPSDAAISDRAIDYIMKGSESRTRASIAVSSFEHATSFKRPHSTISNSSTSSSSSQSSSSLLGSLNLHLYSSPSHPLTHPYPMASVPSFGQWPYDCIEEDELEQDTGSQPSMLTESSETSSQCTSSDSVTGLSTLTIPGHPAIVMDSYNNNEPSSFLCSSTPPSPMASPSIFQKDEDLEPQGTKFITAL